The sequence below is a genomic window from Aphis gossypii isolate Hap1 unplaced genomic scaffold, ASM2018417v2 Contig00736, whole genome shotgun sequence.
GATAACCACTAACGCAAATAGTCCGCTTGGATCGTGGCGGGCAGCCGCCACTTTTCGTGACGCAGCctataataacagtatttaattaaagttgATACTttgggtattattattatattgtacgtatTTATTTCGTTTGCTATTCGTGTAATACTGTGAAATTGTATACAGTGCAtgggtaataactaataagttattacccatacactatacagttattagtatgttattacttattactaataactACTAATGTTGATTGTCGTATTTCCGCcactaacatttaaataactaagtaaatatacatttattataatatgtaactattatttattaaaatgagtgTTCAGGATATAACTAGTGTGAATATGGATTCAACATCCAGAATCCCATCCACAATCCCACAGTAAATTTTGTGACTTTTTTGAAATCATCACTAATAAAAATCAGATATACGGCAAGTGTAAATTGTGCGAAAGAAATAAAAAGACAATTCATATTCAAATGAAGAATAGAAACACTTCGagcttaaaaaaacatttgatttcTGCATATAGGAAAGAGGCACAAATACTTTTTCCTATAAAGCAATCGTCAAAAAATGCAATTGACAAGTTCTTTAAGGATCCGACTTTTGAATTACAGGTATGTACAATAatgattgattaaatattaggaTTGAGcccatatatttaattaacaaaccTTAACATTGACCTTAAAGCATAAACATTCgttatcttatatataaaaatgaatcgcaaAATGTGTTGGTAAGCGCATAACTCAACAACCCCTGGACCGATTtggctgaatttttttttcaactgttCGAAATTgccaggagaaggttcttacggacgaaaaatttgaaaaagttatcaGGTTTGAGAAATATGACGAGAtggtgatgaaattacagaggcgccatctatccagcaaatagtaaactaaattatttttggtagtcaatggcaaccatttaaataaaataaataatttatttaaaatgttatagcaaggttgtttttaataatgcaagCAAATGGacatataaactaaaatcgttgtcatagtaaaaaagaaattaaaaatctatatatatataaaaatggagacaaaaatgtataagacaaTTTATAACTGTCACTGCAGTtcagcaagaaaataaactatattaatgtcgctattgattatgattgaatataatagttacagatctgttgttatattttgttaaaaccatatcaacaaaaaaaagaattagcgaaataagtcaatgtccacagtaaatttcaaattcacagcaatagactaacataacaagttatactaagttttattgttttaccaacaggcaacaatacaaaaaccacgaggtagcacattattgtattttacccactgtagtaaaaaaaaaaaaaatgatataactttgaaacttaagtgttagaaattaaaaacttcttatacacatctcgcggggtcTGCAATCCTTCACGtgtggattgcctacatgGTAATATACTGCTCTtataatcataagagagtctcacggcaacggtaagcagaatgactataatattatgacttgagtaactcactgactgataaacgtagagcctgaacaatgatagattgatgcttacaatttacacgatacattcgtaaaatcgtatcacaaatttagtgtgtaataagaaagcattttacaaaattcgcatattaaagtggtgctttcacaagatttttgagaatcaaaacagtgaatgaaaatgtctaagtttttaataccgttaaaccgaatagtaaataacaaattaatcaaaattcgaatcatattatatagaatttgcattattaacgggcaacgaagtgcacggggtcagctagtttttttataaaattacaattttgagCTACCACATTCtattataatgctatataatatatactatactatttaactattataatacttaggtattataggtacacggGGGTGTAATGGTAGATCGCTTCCTCGTAGTGCACCCTGGGCAACGCTCTATAGCGGCTAAAGATCTACCACCGCGCAAGCAGAGAACCATATTGGTGCGCAACCTAATCTCTGCACATCCAGACAACCACAATGTCAAAAGGGCCCTTATCAGGGCCACTTTCCAAAGCTTTCAAGACGATCTCAATCAATATTGAGGGAATATCAGACAGTAAAGAAGAACTCCTAGCAGAGTTGTGTAAGTCTACAGCATGTGACGTACTATGTATTCAGGAGACGCATAGGGCTGTTCAAGACAAAAGACCAACCATTTCTGGCATGCAATCCGTAATCGAAAGACCCCATGGCAAATATGGCAGCGCTATTTTCGTTAGACCAGACCTGAACATAATATCTGCTAATTTAACAGAAGAAACGGACATAGAGATCCTTACTATTGAAATACAGAACTGCACCATTACCTCGATATATAAACCCCCTACAATACCTTTTGCCTTCAATGATCCTGGAAACTTCAATAACCAAAGAACACAAATAGTAGTTGGTGACTTCAATAGTCATAGTACTACATGGGGATACAAAGAAAACGATGAAAACGGGGACCTCGTCGAATCATGGGCAGAAGCATGGCTACTCACACTGATCCATGACCCCAAACTCCCTCCCTCATTTAATAGCGGACGATGGAAGAGGGGTTACAACCCGGACCTAATATTTGTTAGTAACGCTCTAAAACAACAGGCAATCAAACAAGTTGAAAGACACATACCACGGTCACAACATAGACCTATATCATGCGAAATAACCCATAAAATCAGAGCTAACACAACTCCATTCCGAAGAAGATTTAACTTCCAAAAGGCTAACTGGCTAGATTACTCGATTAGTCTAGACATTGAAAtctcctaacctaacctaaccgcaACCAGTGACCAGTATGACACATTTGTGGATACCGTAAAACGTATTTCGAGAAAATTTATTCCCAGGGGATGTAGAACAAGATACATACCAGGCTTAACCTCTGAACTATCAGAACAGTTCCAAACGTACTCAGATCGATACGAAAACGATCCTTTCAATCTAGATACAATCAAAGAAGGCGAACgcttattagaaaatataacagAGGTAAGAAGGACAAACTGGCACAAACTTCTCAATAATGTGGATATGAAACACAGCAGCAGTAAAGCATGGGGGCTTATCAAGAAACTCGACTGCGATCCGTCGAAACCCAAAACACGCATATCAGCAGTAACAGCAAATCAAGTGGCGCATCAACTACTTATAAATGGTaggacaaataaaaaaaaaaaaagaaaaagaatcaTAGATACACATCAGATGGAAAACAATGTGAGGGGGAATCAATACTGAGAGACTATTTTTCACCACTAGAACTCCAAACCGCCATTGATGAGCTGAAAAATAGGAAAGCAGCGGGAGTAGACGATATTTGTACAGAACAAATAAAGAACTTGGGGCCGATTGCCAAAAAGTGGCTCCTAGACCTTTTCAACAATATCAAAAACACAGAACAAATTCCCAAAATCTGGAGGAAATCAAAAATCATAGCACTTCTAAAACCAGGTAAAACCCCGGACGATCCAAAAAACTTCCAACCCATCTCCCTCCTCTGCCATACCTACAAATTATATGAGAAATTAATCCTGAACAGGCTAAAAATTTTCATAGATGATAAACTCATTAAAGAGCAAGGCGGTTTCAGACCAGGGAGGTCCTGTACTGGACAAATATTGGGACTCACTCAACATATAGAGAACGgctatgagaaaaaaaaaataactggaGTAGTATTTATAGACCTGACGGCGGCATACGACACAGTGAACCATAACCTTCTGATCTCTAAGATCAAGGATCTAACTAAAGATAATACACT
It includes:
- the LOC126555181 gene encoding uncharacterized protein LOC126555181; the encoded protein is MSKGPLSGPLSKAFKTISINIEGISDSKEELLAELCKSTACDVLCIQETHRAVQDKRPTISGMQSVIERPHGKYGSAIFVRPDLNIISANLTEETDIEILTIEIQNCTITSIYKPPTIPFAFNDPGNFNNQRTQIVVGDFNSHSTTWGYKENDENGDLVESWAEAWLLTLIHDPKLPPSFNSGRWKRGYNPDLIFVSNALKQQAIKQVERHIPRSQHRPISCEITHKIRANTTPFRRRFNFQKANWGCRTRYIPGLTSELSEQFQTYSDRYENDPFNLDTIKEGERLLENITEKKNHRYTSDGKQCEGESILRDYFSPLELQTAIDELKNRKAAGVDDICTEQIKNLGPIAKKWLLDLFNNIKNTEQIPKIWRKSKIIALLKPDDKLIKEQGGFRPGRSCTGQILGLTQHIENGYEKKKITGVVFIDLTAAYDTVNHNLLISKIKDLTKDNTLARTINTLLRNRRYCVELEGKVSKWRIQKNGLPQGSVLAPTLFNIYTNDQPILTQAGVKHFIYADDTALAAQGDTFQDVESTLEESLRVLFDYYDENFLKPNPSKT